TCCCATGTCTCATAGCCAGTTACCCAAAGAGCAGATTGCACTTGAATGAGATATTCCTGTGGTACACCGCCCTGAAGTAGGTATTTAATGTGCGTTTTCATCTGAGGGCATTTGATTTCAAGCCCTTTGCGTAGATGAGGGATTAATCCATCAGGGCTAATCATTAAATCTTTGTCCGCATTAAGATACACACCGCCAACCTGAACAACCGAGTTGCCTGTTTCAAATTCATAGGCAGCGCGAGCAAACGGTTCTAATTCGTTACCGCGCGCCATGTCTTCTGATTTATAGTTTTCTTTTAATCCTTCAATGCTTTCAGCAATGAGTTCGGCAAGGTAGGGGAGATAACTCCCCGATTTTTTACCCGTTGGCGTGACTATGTTTGAAATGCCAGTAGCGGTAGGAATGCCGCATCGTGCGGCAAGCCATTCCTCTGTCCCTTGTTCACAATCGAGTGTGATGAGTCCATCTAACATATCGGTACATCCTCACCAAGTTGTTCCTCTTGAGCTTGCTGTTTATCAAGTTTAGTTAGGAGTTTTTCAATCACATGTTTGGCATTTGCTTTTGTTACCTTTTCAAGACTTGATGCACGGCCAGCTGCCGCCAATAGTTGAGTCATATTTGATTGAGTAACTTCAACTAACTGCGTGATTTGCTCGATTTGTTCTGGTGTGATGAGCTCTACTGCTTGAGTTTCAATCACCGTTGAACCATTATCATATGTTACATTGTTATGCTGATTAATAGGTTCTTCATTCACTTCATCCGCAGTAATTACACCACCTAATTCATCGGGGAATGCTTTACGCAATGCGCCAGCCTCAGCACATTTTGCTAATTGGCCTCGAGGGCGCTTGCTCCACATAGAATTAGGCTTACCCTCTTTTGTGGTTGCACAAGCCTCACAAAAATATTCTGTATGGGAAAATGCGCATCGTTCATTATTAATGAATCGATAAACGGTAACTCTGCACCATTCAGGCGCCTCTATACCTTTGAATGTAACCGTATCACCAAAAACTGGCTCATCTTGCCCAGCCATTTGACCAGTGCGAAATGCTGTAATGCGCTGCTCGTAAATACCTGGCA
This portion of the Haemophilus haemolyticus genome encodes:
- a CDS encoding YqaJ viral recombinase family protein, producing MLDGLITLDCEQGTEEWLAARCGIPTATGISNIVTPTGKKSGSYLPYLAELIAESIEGLKENYKSEDMARGNELEPFARAAYEFETGNSVVQVGGVYLNADKDLMISPDGLIPHLRKGLEIKCPQMKTHIKYLLQGGVPQEYLIQVQSALWVTGYETWDFVSYCPGYYKQPFYLFTAQRDPILMKAFDKLIPEFIKTLKAYKTTE
- the bet gene encoding phage recombination protein Bet, which gives rise to MNTLPTNIQTALTERNIDTAVWTTLQNSVFPGAKDESILLAVDYCKARKLDILKKPCHIVPMSVTDAKTGNKNWRDVIMPGIYEQRITAFRTGQMAGQDEPVFGDTVTFKGIEAPEWCRVTVYRFINNERCAFSHTEYFCEACATTKEGKPNSMWSKRPRGQLAKCAEAGALRKAFPDELGGVITADEVNEEPINQHNNVTYDNGSTVIETQAVELITPEQIEQITQLVEVTQSNMTQLLAAAGRASSLEKVTKANAKHVIEKLLTKLDKQQAQEEQLGEDVPIC